From the Desulfonatronum thiosulfatophilum genome, one window contains:
- a CDS encoding SLC13 family permease has protein sequence MSAIQATPSRIDFKRLFFLFLGLFLFTIVYYAPPWPDALDPMGKAFVLSREGKAAIALFLLAGTWWVFEVLPIGITGLTIGVVQALFFIRPASAAFKDFMDPSVLFIFGSLVIGMVFTKVGITKRMAYKMLSIVGERTSMIYLGCFVVTALLTHVMAHTAVAATMYPLLLSIYALYGEGDKPTKFGKGLFIGMAFIAGAGSIISLLGAARGIVALGFYNEITGNEITFLELSYYMAPVGWLMVFLLWGLMMILFRPEKANIDGLREKARQLSLDMGPISRNEYIAGGIILSVIVFLSLQSFIPALAQFNKAAVLLVSTIIFFILKILDIKDLEDIPWNIVLLFSGAMSMGFCLWQTGAAEWLAINWLSFFQNAHWFVFILAMAFFVMVMTNFIMNVAAIAISLPVALVVAPYLGMAPEVVVFACLVTAGMPFLLLVGAAPNAIAYNSKQFTSGEFFAAGIPASILLMAVVGLAVLLIWPLLGMPVLLP, from the coding sequence GTGAGCGCAATTCAAGCAACCCCATCCAGAATAGACTTCAAGAGGCTGTTTTTTCTTTTCCTCGGCCTGTTTTTGTTCACCATCGTCTACTACGCCCCGCCCTGGCCAGACGCCTTGGACCCCATGGGAAAGGCCTTCGTCCTGTCCAGAGAAGGCAAGGCGGCAATAGCCCTGTTCCTGCTGGCCGGCACCTGGTGGGTCTTCGAGGTCTTGCCCATCGGCATCACGGGATTGACCATCGGCGTAGTCCAGGCTCTCTTCTTCATCCGTCCGGCCAGCGCCGCGTTCAAGGATTTCATGGACCCGTCGGTGCTCTTCATCTTCGGCTCCCTGGTCATCGGCATGGTCTTCACCAAGGTGGGCATCACCAAGCGCATGGCCTACAAGATGCTCTCCATTGTCGGTGAGCGCACCTCCATGATCTACCTGGGTTGTTTCGTGGTCACGGCGCTGCTCACCCACGTCATGGCGCACACCGCGGTGGCCGCCACAATGTATCCCCTGCTGTTGTCCATTTATGCTCTGTATGGTGAAGGCGACAAGCCAACCAAGTTCGGCAAGGGATTGTTCATCGGCATGGCCTTCATCGCCGGCGCGGGCAGTATCATCTCCTTGCTCGGCGCGGCCCGGGGCATCGTGGCCCTTGGTTTCTACAACGAGATCACCGGCAACGAAATCACCTTCCTGGAACTCAGCTACTACATGGCCCCCGTGGGCTGGTTGATGGTCTTCCTACTGTGGGGTTTGATGATGATCCTATTCAGGCCGGAAAAGGCGAACATTGACGGCCTGCGGGAGAAGGCCAGACAACTCAGTCTGGACATGGGCCCCATCTCGCGAAATGAATACATTGCCGGCGGAATCATCCTCTCGGTCATCGTCTTCCTTTCCCTGCAGTCCTTTATCCCGGCCCTGGCTCAGTTCAACAAGGCCGCTGTGCTGCTGGTTTCCACAATCATCTTCTTTATCCTGAAGATCCTGGACATCAAGGACCTGGAGGACATCCCCTGGAACATCGTCCTGCTCTTCTCCGGCGCCATGAGCATGGGCTTCTGCCTCTGGCAGACCGGAGCCGCGGAATGGCTGGCCATCAACTGGCTGAGCTTTTTCCAGAACGCGCACTGGTTCGTCTTTATCCTGGCCATGGCCTTCTTCGTGATGGTCATGACCAACTTCATCATGAACGTGGCCGCCATCGCCATTTCTTTGCCCGTGGCCCTGGTGGTTGCGCCCTATCTGGGCATGGCCCCGGAAGTCGTAGTATTCGCATGCCTAGTTACCGCTGGCATGCCATTCCTGCTTCTGGTGGGCGCGGCGCCCAACGCCATAGCCTACAACTCCAAGCAGTTCACCAGCGGCGAGTTCTTCGCCGCCGGCATTCCGGCCAGCATCCTGCTCATGGCCGTCGTGGGCCTGGCCGTCCTCCTGATCTGGCCTTTGTTGGGGATGCCGGTCTTGCTGCCATAA